The following coding sequences are from one Granulicella sp. L56 window:
- a CDS encoding fumarylacetoacetate hydrolase family protein, which produces MRYCKFLSSEHGPLYAIVEERDGELWAVRTMPAPEEDRTVNSSTQIAFEPMPLKELHLLAPVTPSKILCIGRNYRDHATELGNEVPKEPLLFLKPPSSLLAPNGIIRMPALSKRVDYEGELGIVIGRRCRNLGPDEDVRAYIRGYTIVNDVTARDLQKSDGQWTRGKGFDTFCPVGPIVSDEIDPVEGAAVTLTTRLNGAIKQQGTTSDLIFPIAHLLRYITAAMTLEPGDLIPTGTPAGVGPVNAGDRIQVEIDGLGVLENTFQPG; this is translated from the coding sequence ATGCGCTATTGCAAATTTCTATCTTCCGAACACGGCCCTCTCTACGCCATCGTCGAAGAGCGCGATGGTGAACTCTGGGCCGTCCGCACCATGCCTGCTCCCGAAGAAGACCGTACCGTTAACTCTTCCACCCAGATCGCGTTTGAGCCGATGCCGCTCAAAGAGCTTCATTTGCTTGCGCCCGTCACTCCGTCCAAGATTCTCTGCATCGGACGCAACTACCGCGACCATGCCACCGAGCTAGGCAACGAAGTTCCCAAAGAACCTTTGCTCTTCCTCAAGCCACCCTCGTCGCTTCTCGCTCCCAATGGCATCATCCGCATGCCTGCGCTGTCCAAACGAGTCGATTACGAGGGCGAGTTGGGCATCGTCATCGGCCGCCGTTGCCGCAACCTCGGCCCTGACGAAGATGTGCGGGCCTACATTCGCGGCTACACCATCGTTAATGACGTCACCGCCCGCGATCTGCAAAAGAGCGACGGCCAATGGACGCGTGGCAAGGGCTTCGACACCTTCTGCCCGGTCGGCCCCATCGTCTCCGACGAGATCGACCCCGTAGAAGGAGCCGCCGTCACCCTGACCACCCGTCTGAACGGAGCCATCAAGCAGCAGGGCACCACCAGCGACCTCATCTTCCCCATCGCGCACCTGCTGCGCTACATCACCGCTGCCATGACGCTTGAACCCGGCGACCTGATTCCTACCGGAACTCCCGCCGGGGTAGGCCCCGTCAACGCCGGAGACCGCATCCAAGTAGAGATAGACGGCCTCGGTGTGCTCGAAAATACCTTCCAGCCCGGCTAA
- a CDS encoding fibronectin type III domain-containing protein, producing MKSSGPSATRRTIQPFVVLATAALAASLSGCASPGPARPPSLHLPRLVTDLSAVRTGDSVALHWTTPEKTTDGLKVQPPLTAEICRQLAAHPAACAPVKSVPARPGPSEATDTLPGTLTTDPPALLTYRVKILNANGHSAGLSNPAFAAAGAAPPPVEHLHIAPVRNGAMIEWQSQSTPAFIDLDRTLVQTTAPKKRSGKQPGQLSAPSTPAEIHLQAGKKSADPGGTIDPIAKRGETYRYLAQRVRSITLGGHALEIRSTPSATITTLMRDTFPPATPSGLAAVPGTDSIDLSWEPNTEPDLAGYIVYRQTVATDGTLSAAPSQLTPTPIPAPAFSDLTAQPGQIYSYRVVAVDSVGNQSPASAEVRESRRNP from the coding sequence ATGAAGTCCTCTGGCCCATCAGCCACTCGCCGCACCATCCAGCCGTTCGTGGTGCTCGCTACCGCCGCCCTTGCAGCGTCGCTATCGGGTTGCGCCAGTCCCGGTCCGGCTCGGCCACCGTCCCTGCATCTCCCTCGTCTCGTCACCGACCTCTCCGCCGTGCGCACCGGCGACAGCGTAGCCCTCCATTGGACGACGCCGGAAAAGACGACCGATGGCCTCAAGGTCCAACCTCCCCTGACCGCCGAGATCTGCCGCCAGCTCGCCGCCCATCCCGCCGCCTGCGCGCCGGTCAAGAGCGTTCCCGCCCGCCCCGGCCCTTCTGAGGCGACCGATACCCTGCCCGGCACCCTGACCACCGATCCTCCAGCCTTGCTTACCTACCGCGTCAAGATTCTCAACGCCAACGGCCATTCCGCTGGCCTGTCCAACCCGGCCTTCGCCGCCGCAGGGGCTGCGCCGCCGCCTGTCGAACACCTGCACATCGCTCCTGTCCGTAATGGCGCCATGATCGAGTGGCAATCGCAATCCACGCCAGCTTTCATCGACCTCGACCGCACGCTGGTCCAAACCACCGCCCCCAAAAAGCGCTCCGGCAAACAGCCGGGCCAGCTCTCAGCTCCATCCACTCCCGCCGAGATCCATCTACAGGCAGGCAAGAAATCCGCTGACCCCGGTGGAACCATCGACCCGATCGCAAAGAGAGGCGAGACTTACCGCTACCTCGCCCAGCGTGTCCGCTCGATCACCCTCGGCGGCCATGCGCTGGAGATACGCAGCACGCCGTCTGCAACCATCACGACGCTCATGCGCGATACTTTCCCCCCTGCCACTCCCTCGGGTCTGGCCGCTGTTCCGGGCACCGATTCTATCGACCTCTCGTGGGAGCCCAACACCGAACCCGACCTTGCCGGATACATCGTCTATCGCCAAACGGTGGCCACCGATGGCACATTGAGCGCTGCGCCCAGCCAACTGACTCCTACGCCCATCCCCGCGCCAGCCTTCAGCGACCTCACTGCCCAGCCCGGCCAGATTTACTCCTACCGCGTCGTCGCCGTTGACAGCGTCGGGAACCAGAGCCCCGCCAGCGCTGAAGTCCGCGAATCTCGAAGGAATCCATAA
- a CDS encoding helix-turn-helix domain-containing protein has translation MAVSADAPLLNAPHGGEDKMADTENVQVDGGVAESFIAEKRIGERIKHLRLKKSMGLVELGRHTGLSASFLSQLETGRVVPTLRNLARIAMVFSKDLSYFFESEPQTLFRVHRRKERVRMPQTGADDPAYFFESLGYLVPDRQLDPYFAEFLPMKAASAPRAHQHDGCEFLYLVSGVLEVRHGETAHRIEVGDAIYFDANTKHSYVCLSNVPAQAVIVSLQHPLATHSAGSSPRSASAADGRIRAAGPVTMQRKVARTG, from the coding sequence ATGGCAGTTAGTGCAGACGCGCCTCTTTTGAATGCTCCCCATGGAGGCGAAGACAAGATGGCCGACACGGAGAATGTTCAGGTAGATGGCGGGGTGGCGGAGTCCTTTATCGCCGAGAAGCGAATTGGCGAGCGCATCAAGCACCTGCGGCTGAAGAAGTCGATGGGGCTGGTGGAGTTGGGGCGTCATACCGGACTTTCGGCGAGCTTTCTGTCGCAACTCGAGACCGGGCGGGTGGTGCCGACGCTGCGCAACCTGGCACGCATCGCCATGGTCTTTTCAAAAGACCTGAGTTATTTCTTCGAGTCGGAGCCGCAGACCTTGTTTCGCGTGCATCGCCGAAAAGAGCGGGTGCGGATGCCGCAGACCGGCGCCGACGATCCGGCGTACTTCTTCGAAAGCCTTGGATACCTGGTTCCGGACCGCCAGCTCGACCCTTACTTTGCTGAGTTCCTTCCGATGAAGGCGGCCAGTGCTCCACGGGCGCATCAGCATGACGGTTGCGAGTTTCTCTATCTGGTGTCGGGCGTCCTGGAGGTGCGGCACGGAGAGACGGCGCACCGGATCGAAGTTGGCGATGCCATCTACTTCGACGCCAACACGAAGCACAGCTACGTGTGCCTGAGCAATGTTCCGGCGCAGGCGGTGATCGTCTCGCTGCAACATCCGTTGGCGACGCATTCTGCGGGGAGCAGTCCGCGATCTGCAAGCGCCGCAGATGGCCGGATTCGCGCGGCCGGGCCGGTGACCATGCAGCGCAAGGTTGCACGAACGGGCTAG
- a CDS encoding glycoside hydrolase family 27 protein codes for MLKSLWWGVGAAVLAVGIQTVAQQKMLAPTPPMGWNSWDSYGLTVNESQFRANVDALTKRLKPAGYQYAVVDEGWYLANPQDASKPETLEYRIDANGRYEPALNRFTTAKGDAGFKPVADYVHAQGLKFGIHIIRGITKKAVAGNMPIADSAFHAVDAVDTTDKCPWNPDNFGAKDNAAGQAWYDALLKQYASWGVDYIKVDCIASHPYKGDEIRMIHRAIAKTGRSIVLSLSPGPAPLAEAVELGQNAQVWRISDDVWDFWEKKDGKAFPQSVKGQFAVIASWAKSVKPGNWPDADMLPLGRLEPIPGDGKPRATRLTQDEQRTMVTLWSIARSPLFFGGNLTELDDWTTALVTNPTIVAMDQHGQGQRLVGQDGPVIAWTSHAGGAVYLALFNVGDSATTVKAEFAKYGLAGGRYSARDVWGGKSLGKVAGVDTTVAPHGVLLLELRQ; via the coding sequence ATGCTGAAGAGTTTGTGGTGGGGTGTGGGGGCGGCGGTGCTCGCCGTCGGAATACAGACGGTAGCGCAACAGAAGATGCTGGCTCCAACGCCTCCAATGGGATGGAATAGCTGGGACTCCTACGGGTTGACCGTTAATGAGTCGCAGTTTCGCGCAAATGTAGACGCACTGACCAAGCGGCTGAAGCCGGCGGGCTATCAGTATGCCGTGGTCGATGAGGGATGGTATCTGGCCAACCCGCAGGATGCGTCGAAGCCCGAGACGCTCGAATACCGCATCGACGCCAATGGACGATACGAGCCAGCTCTGAACCGCTTCACCACCGCGAAGGGCGATGCCGGGTTCAAGCCTGTTGCCGACTATGTGCACGCGCAGGGGCTGAAGTTTGGCATTCACATTATTCGCGGGATCACCAAGAAGGCCGTAGCCGGAAACATGCCGATTGCAGACAGCGCGTTTCATGCCGTCGATGCGGTAGACACGACCGACAAGTGCCCGTGGAATCCCGACAACTTTGGCGCGAAGGACAACGCCGCAGGACAGGCTTGGTACGACGCGCTGCTGAAGCAGTACGCAAGCTGGGGCGTGGACTACATCAAGGTCGATTGCATTGCCTCGCATCCGTACAAGGGCGATGAAATTCGCATGATTCATCGCGCGATTGCAAAGACGGGACGGTCGATTGTGCTGAGCCTCTCGCCCGGCCCTGCGCCGCTGGCCGAGGCCGTGGAGCTGGGGCAGAATGCGCAGGTCTGGCGCATCTCGGACGACGTTTGGGACTTCTGGGAGAAGAAGGATGGCAAGGCGTTTCCGCAGAGCGTGAAGGGTCAGTTTGCGGTGATCGCAAGCTGGGCGAAGTCTGTGAAGCCGGGCAACTGGCCGGACGCGGACATGCTTCCGCTGGGCAGGCTAGAGCCGATACCCGGCGACGGCAAGCCACGCGCCACGCGGCTGACCCAGGACGAGCAGCGAACCATGGTGACGCTGTGGTCGATTGCGCGGTCGCCGCTGTTCTTCGGCGGCAACCTGACCGAGCTGGATGATTGGACGACGGCGCTGGTGACGAACCCGACGATCGTGGCGATGGATCAGCATGGACAGGGACAGCGTCTCGTCGGACAGGATGGCCCTGTTATCGCGTGGACCTCGCACGCTGGCGGCGCGGTGTATCTGGCGCTGTTCAACGTAGGAGATTCAGCGACCACGGTGAAGGCCGAATTTGCGAAGTACGGGCTGGCGGGCGGCAGATATTCGGCCCGCGATGTCTGGGGCGGAAAGAGCTTAGGCAAGGTCGCCGGAGTGGATACAACAGTGGCTCCGCACGGCGTTTTGCTGCTGGAGTTGCGGCAGTAG
- the ruvB gene encoding Holliday junction branch migration DNA helicase RuvB: MAANKSKIDLNKASAEAERLVSAGRVDEDAAFELKLRPTRLREFVGQEKAKEQLAIALEAAKSRGEALDHVLLFGPPGLGKTTLATIIANELEVGYQQTSGPALQIQGDLTAILTNLRERQVLFLDEIHRLQPVLEEKLYTALEDYKLDIMIGQGPAARTHVMDIKPFTFVAATTRPGLLSSPLRSRFGILLRLEFYTDDELRFVVERSAEVMGVPIDRDGAAEIAMRSRGTPRIANRLLRRVRDYAQVRAQGIIDRPVAQAALTMLEVDAHGFDELDRRLLRTIIEKYDGGPVGLNTLAAALAEEQDALEEVYEPFLIQIGFLDRTPRGRVATRLAYEHLGIEMPRKLSLF; this comes from the coding sequence ATTGCTGCGAACAAGTCGAAGATCGATCTGAATAAGGCCTCTGCCGAAGCGGAGCGGCTGGTCTCGGCTGGACGCGTGGACGAAGACGCCGCCTTCGAGCTGAAGCTGCGACCCACGCGGCTGCGCGAGTTCGTCGGGCAGGAGAAGGCCAAGGAGCAGTTGGCGATTGCGCTCGAAGCGGCGAAGTCGCGCGGCGAGGCGCTGGACCATGTGCTGCTCTTCGGGCCGCCGGGACTGGGCAAGACGACGCTCGCCACCATCATCGCCAACGAGCTTGAGGTCGGCTATCAGCAAACTTCCGGCCCGGCGTTGCAGATTCAGGGAGACCTGACCGCGATCCTGACCAACCTGCGCGAGCGGCAGGTGCTCTTTCTCGATGAGATTCATCGCCTGCAGCCGGTGCTTGAAGAGAAGCTCTACACCGCGCTCGAGGACTACAAGCTCGACATCATGATCGGCCAGGGCCCGGCGGCGCGCACCCACGTCATGGACATCAAGCCCTTCACCTTTGTCGCTGCGACGACAAGGCCGGGGCTGCTCTCATCTCCGCTGCGGTCGCGTTTCGGCATTCTGCTGCGGCTGGAGTTCTACACCGATGACGAGCTGCGGTTTGTCGTCGAACGCAGCGCCGAGGTGATGGGCGTTCCCATCGACCGCGACGGCGCGGCTGAGATCGCGATGCGCTCGCGAGGAACACCGCGCATTGCAAACCGCCTGCTGCGGCGCGTGCGCGACTACGCGCAGGTACGAGCGCAGGGAATTATCGACCGTCCCGTGGCGCAGGCCGCGCTGACCATGCTGGAGGTCGATGCACACGGCTTCGACGAGCTCGACCGGCGGCTGCTCAGAACGATCATCGAGAAATACGACGGCGGCCCGGTCGGCCTGAACACGCTGGCTGCCGCGCTGGCCGAGGAGCAGGACGCACTCGAAGAGGTCTACGAGCCGTTCCTGATCCAGATCGGCTTTCTCGACCGCACCCCGCGCGGTCGAGTAGCGACGCGGCTGGCCTATGAGCATCTCGGCATCGAGATGCCGCGCAAGCTAAGCCTCTTTTAG
- a CDS encoding DUF4265 domain-containing protein, producing MNNDTAEEFVKIVVNLPDAEDGVSGEGLWAVKVGSDLFEVRNSPWHTLEINFCDVVKAIAPDESKKPVFVEVVRRGGHRSIHIIFFAEGREMKDQVLSQINSLGGTYEGNGELFAIDLKPAIDFDILADYLLACEEKEWLSVRHAPQPQPKGTAELFN from the coding sequence TTGAACAACGATACTGCAGAAGAATTTGTAAAGATCGTAGTCAACCTGCCTGATGCTGAGGACGGTGTAAGCGGAGAAGGGCTCTGGGCAGTAAAGGTGGGGTCCGATTTATTTGAGGTACGAAACTCCCCGTGGCACACGCTGGAGATTAATTTCTGCGATGTAGTGAAAGCTATTGCACCTGATGAATCGAAGAAGCCAGTATTTGTAGAGGTCGTACGGCGTGGTGGTCATCGATCGATTCACATCATCTTCTTTGCAGAAGGCAGGGAAATGAAGGACCAGGTGCTCAGCCAGATAAATTCGCTTGGCGGGACCTATGAGGGAAACGGGGAACTCTTTGCAATTGATCTTAAGCCCGCAATAGATTTCGACATCCTTGCGGATTATCTTCTGGCATGCGAAGAAAAGGAATGGCTGAGCGTGAGGCATGCCCCACAACCACAGCCAAAAGGCACAGCCGAATTATTCAACTAG
- a CDS encoding aldo/keto reductase codes for MQKRTLGKSGLNVSALGLGCMGLSFGLGPATEKSEAIKLIRAAVERGVTFFDTAEVYGPYTNEEVVGEALAPFRKGVVIATKFGFEANAKDSGKWTALNSRPDHIRQVVDASLKRLQTDTIDLLYQHRVDPNTPIEETAGAVRDLIQAGKVKHFGLSEAGAKTIRRAHAVQPVTALQSEYSLFWREPEESVMPTLEELGVGFVPFSPLGKGFLTGKIDASTKFDSTDFRAIVPRLSEENRKANQALVDVVTEFAQQKQATPAQIALAWLLAKKPWIVPIPGTTKLSRLEENLGGAAIELTQEEVRALEEASSAVKVQGDRYPATHQKLIDR; via the coding sequence ATGCAAAAACGCACATTAGGAAAAAGCGGTCTCAACGTTTCAGCACTCGGCCTCGGTTGCATGGGCCTGAGCTTCGGCCTCGGCCCCGCCACGGAAAAGTCAGAAGCTATCAAGCTCATCCGGGCTGCCGTTGAGCGCGGCGTCACTTTTTTCGACACCGCCGAAGTCTACGGCCCCTACACGAACGAAGAGGTGGTCGGTGAAGCACTCGCGCCCTTCCGCAAGGGCGTCGTCATAGCAACCAAATTCGGCTTTGAAGCCAATGCCAAGGATAGCGGCAAATGGACAGCCCTCAACAGCCGCCCCGACCACATCAGGCAGGTCGTCGATGCTTCGCTCAAGCGTCTCCAAACCGACACCATCGACCTCCTCTACCAGCATCGCGTCGACCCCAACACGCCCATCGAAGAGACCGCGGGCGCAGTCAGAGACCTGATTCAAGCCGGCAAGGTCAAGCACTTCGGTCTGTCCGAAGCAGGTGCAAAGACCATCCGCCGCGCTCACGCCGTGCAGCCCGTCACTGCCCTGCAGAGTGAGTACTCTCTCTTCTGGCGCGAGCCCGAAGAGTCGGTTATGCCCACACTCGAAGAGCTCGGCGTCGGCTTCGTCCCGTTCAGCCCGCTGGGCAAGGGCTTCCTCACCGGCAAGATTGACGCATCCACCAAATTCGACAGTACCGACTTTCGTGCCATCGTCCCGCGCCTCAGCGAAGAAAATCGCAAAGCCAACCAGGCCCTCGTCGACGTGGTGACAGAGTTTGCTCAGCAGAAGCAAGCCACGCCTGCGCAGATCGCTCTCGCATGGCTGCTCGCAAAGAAGCCGTGGATCGTGCCGATCCCAGGTACAACCAAGCTCTCGCGACTCGAAGAAAATCTCGGCGGCGCAGCCATCGAGCTCACCCAAGAAGAGGTACGCGCGCTCGAAGAAGCCTCATCCGCAGTCAAGGTTCAAGGCGACCGTTACCCCGCAACGCACCAGAAGTTGATCGATCGCTAG
- a CDS encoding TIGR03435 family protein, giving the protein MEPLSTVLRIRNMRAAWSRSLLSVTAMLVAAAMPLGVLAQSPAVQETAVGADATPLAFTVASVRRNVSGTGSCDPEHLYITADGFRMTNCPLIAALFMAYVPADGSAFGFSTDGRTVGAPDWMKSERYDIDARIESADMSAWQNPATQKEMLHRMMQSLLAERCKLAVHREMRDKSVYALVVGKNGPKFREAKTVAPAEILAKHPNVGPIPGGGMFATGAGGSMELYGVPLKTLAIVLSNKAGRPVVDKTGLTGVYDIKLETTQAELPAGDDTQNSAPSIFTIVQEQLGLRLESAKDSVETLVIDHVERPAENE; this is encoded by the coding sequence ATGGAACCGCTGTCTACAGTCCTGCGTATTCGGAACATGCGTGCTGCGTGGAGCAGAAGTCTGCTGTCCGTTACCGCGATGTTGGTGGCTGCTGCGATGCCTTTGGGTGTGCTGGCGCAAAGTCCTGCCGTGCAGGAGACGGCGGTCGGGGCCGATGCGACGCCGCTGGCGTTCACCGTGGCTTCGGTGCGGAGAAACGTGTCCGGGACCGGGTCGTGCGATCCGGAGCATCTCTACATAACCGCCGATGGTTTCCGCATGACGAACTGTCCGCTGATCGCTGCCTTGTTTATGGCGTATGTTCCAGCAGACGGCAGCGCCTTCGGATTTTCAACCGACGGCCGAACGGTTGGCGCTCCGGACTGGATGAAGTCCGAGCGGTATGACATCGATGCGCGTATTGAGAGTGCTGATATGTCTGCATGGCAAAACCCAGCAACGCAAAAGGAGATGCTGCATAGGATGATGCAATCTCTGCTGGCGGAACGGTGCAAGCTAGCCGTGCATCGCGAGATGCGAGACAAGTCAGTGTATGCGCTGGTGGTGGGGAAGAATGGGCCGAAGTTTCGGGAAGCCAAGACCGTTGCGCCAGCAGAGATCCTCGCAAAACATCCAAACGTCGGGCCGATTCCTGGGGGCGGCATGTTTGCGACTGGGGCGGGCGGCAGCATGGAGCTTTATGGAGTTCCATTGAAGACGCTGGCGATCGTGCTGTCGAACAAAGCCGGGCGGCCGGTAGTGGATAAGACCGGATTGACCGGCGTATACGACATCAAGCTGGAGACGACACAAGCGGAATTGCCCGCGGGAGATGACACACAAAATTCGGCCCCCTCGATCTTTACGATCGTGCAGGAGCAGCTTGGACTAAGGCTCGAATCAGCGAAGGATAGCGTGGAGACACTGGTGATCGATCATGTGGAACGGCCTGCGGAGAATGAGTAA
- a CDS encoding FAD-dependent monooxygenase, with protein sequence MTEHAVVIAGGGPTGMMLAAELTLAGVDVAIVERRTSAELIGSRAGGLNARTIEVLDQRGIADRFLAEGKPMQNTGFAHVSLEISDLPARRNYGLALWQKHFERILAGWIDELAMPIYRGRKVTGFVQDDAGVDVQLSDSQSLRAQYLVGCEGGRSVVRKAAGIAFTGSEPTISHMLAEVELAEEPEWGMRLSLHRAIGLLSSYGAVGPHALSKLDDNGLVRAFVTDPHVVRNVDPTLRDLSEGLIAVYGTDYGVHSPVWITRFTDATRQAAAYRDRRILLAGDAAHVHYPAGGQGLNLGVQDAVNLGWKLAQVIKGTSPESLLDTYQAERYPVAARVLQNTMAQVALLRRDDRSKAAWEVISELLKMDEPRKRYAAMMSGLDIHYDLGDQHPLLGRRMPDLDLTTASGPLRVFTLLHKARPVLLNLGEPGSFDISPWTDRVPLLDAKYVGPWELPAIGTITAPTTVLIRPDGYVAWVGDLTQVGLADALTTWFGPPAAA encoded by the coding sequence ATGACTGAACATGCGGTAGTGATCGCCGGAGGAGGCCCCACCGGGATGATGTTGGCGGCCGAGTTGACGTTGGCGGGCGTCGACGTGGCAATTGTCGAGCGGCGCACGAGCGCAGAGCTGATCGGCTCGCGCGCGGGTGGTCTGAACGCCCGCACCATCGAGGTTCTCGATCAGCGTGGTATCGCCGATCGCTTCCTCGCCGAGGGCAAGCCAATGCAGAACACGGGGTTTGCCCACGTCTCGCTGGAGATCAGCGATCTTCCGGCCCGGCGCAACTACGGGCTCGCCCTGTGGCAGAAGCACTTCGAACGAATCCTGGCGGGCTGGATCGATGAGTTGGCCATGCCGATCTATCGCGGACGCAAGGTGACGGGCTTCGTGCAGGATGACGCTGGCGTCGACGTTCAGTTGTCCGACAGCCAGTCATTGCGGGCGCAATATCTCGTCGGCTGCGAAGGTGGACGCAGCGTGGTTCGAAAAGCAGCGGGCATCGCATTCACCGGCTCGGAGCCGACGATCAGCCACATGCTCGCCGAGGTCGAGTTGGCCGAGGAGCCGGAGTGGGGCATGCGGCTGAGCCTACACCGAGCTATTGGCTTGCTATCATCCTACGGCGCTGTCGGTCCGCATGCCCTGAGTAAGCTCGACGACAATGGGCTGGTGCGCGCCTTTGTCACTGACCCGCACGTCGTCCGCAACGTCGACCCTACCCTGCGCGATCTAAGCGAGGGACTCATCGCGGTGTATGGGACGGACTACGGCGTCCACAGCCCGGTCTGGATCACCCGGTTCACCGATGCGACGCGTCAGGCCGCCGCCTATCGCGACCGGCGAATTTTGCTGGCGGGCGACGCCGCGCATGTGCACTATCCGGCAGGCGGACAAGGTCTCAACCTCGGCGTTCAGGATGCTGTGAACCTGGGATGGAAGCTGGCTCAGGTAATTAAAGGAACGTCGCCCGAATCTCTGTTGGACACCTATCAGGCGGAGCGCTACCCGGTCGCCGCCCGGGTGCTGCAGAACACGATGGCGCAGGTCGCGCTGTTGCGCAGGGACGATCGTTCCAAAGCTGCATGGGAGGTCATCTCCGAATTGCTCAAGATGGATGAGCCGCGTAAACGGTATGCCGCTATGATGTCCGGCCTCGATATTCACTACGATCTCGGCGACCAACACCCACTGCTCGGCCGCCGCATGCCAGATCTCGACCTGACCACTGCCAGCGGCCCGCTGCGAGTCTTCACTCTGCTGCACAAGGCTCGGCCAGTGCTGCTCAACCTTGGTGAACCCGGCAGCTTCGACATTAGCCCGTGGACAGATCGCGTTCCGTTGCTCGACGCCAAATATGTGGGTCCGTGGGAGCTTCCGGCAATCGGGACGATCACGGCTCCCACGACCGTCTTGATTCGGCCAGACGGATACGTGGCCTGGGTGGGAGACCTAACCCAGGTAGGGCTCGCTGACGCGCTCACCACTTGGTTTGGACCGCCTGCTGCGGCGTAG
- a CDS encoding glycerophosphodiester phosphodiesterase family protein codes for MRSSILAAAVVFASASLVAQQAPTMPTNPFLGLMTAAAAHAKAHGAPVPVLSPVDATLLGDNPPVNVAQLHQAGFRVVPWTTDTPDKMRALIDLRVDGIITDFPDMLQDVLKEEKAAHPADAAYFASFDVAAHRGGRGLRPENTLPSFEDGLDHLATTLETDTGVTTDHVSMIWHDQYLNPQSCRHADGTPYTLENRVYTRDISSTEAQRTFICDKLHSQFPKQTNDLALSPVAVAFAKHEHLISPYVPTNIEQLYHFVAFYVKYYTTGPGKSNPDAAARAANAAKARFNIETKVLPLPNDPPGRSVANLPLPAANGEPTTNHTVDPQTFVTTLCGIITRNHMEDRSEVQSFDFRTLQLVEEQFPKIPTYYLTASPKMLNTEFVPAALRQP; via the coding sequence ATGCGTTCCTCTATCCTTGCCGCCGCCGTCGTCTTCGCATCCGCCTCTCTCGTTGCCCAGCAGGCTCCCACCATGCCCACCAATCCCTTTCTCGGCCTTATGACCGCCGCCGCCGCTCATGCGAAGGCCCACGGCGCGCCCGTTCCTGTTCTCTCTCCCGTCGATGCCACGCTGCTCGGCGACAATCCACCGGTCAACGTCGCGCAGCTCCATCAGGCAGGCTTCCGCGTCGTTCCCTGGACGACCGATACTCCTGACAAGATGCGCGCGCTGATCGACCTGCGCGTCGACGGCATCATCACTGACTTCCCCGACATGCTGCAGGACGTCCTCAAAGAAGAGAAGGCCGCCCACCCAGCCGACGCCGCCTACTTCGCCAGCTTCGACGTCGCCGCCCATCGCGGAGGTCGCGGCCTGCGCCCCGAAAATACGCTGCCATCGTTCGAAGACGGCCTCGACCACCTCGCCACCACGCTTGAGACCGACACCGGAGTCACCACCGACCACGTCTCCATGATCTGGCACGACCAGTACCTCAATCCGCAGTCCTGCCGCCACGCCGACGGCACGCCGTACACGCTCGAAAACCGCGTCTACACCCGCGACATCTCCTCCACCGAGGCGCAGCGCACCTTCATCTGCGACAAGCTCCACTCCCAGTTCCCCAAACAGACCAACGACCTCGCTTTATCGCCGGTCGCAGTCGCCTTCGCCAAACACGAGCACCTCATCAGCCCCTACGTCCCCACCAACATCGAGCAGCTTTATCACTTCGTCGCCTTCTACGTGAAGTACTACACCACCGGCCCCGGCAAATCGAACCCCGATGCCGCCGCCCGCGCCGCCAACGCAGCCAAGGCCCGCTTCAACATCGAGACCAAAGTCCTGCCGCTGCCCAACGACCCTCCGGGCCGATCGGTCGCGAATCTGCCCCTGCCCGCCGCCAACGGCGAGCCGACCACCAACCACACCGTCGATCCGCAGACCTTCGTCACGACGCTGTGCGGCATCATCACGCGCAACCACATGGAAGACCGCTCCGAGGTACAAAGCTTCGACTTCCGCACCCTGCAACTGGTCGAAGAGCAGTTCCCGAAGATCCCCACCTACTACCTCACCGCCAGCCCCAAGATGTTGAATACAGAGTTCGTACCGGCTGCGCTGCGCCAGCCTTGA